One Brassica napus cultivar Da-Ae chromosome C2, Da-Ae, whole genome shotgun sequence DNA window includes the following coding sequences:
- the LOC125581509 gene encoding meiosis-specific protein ASY2-like, with translation MGTLPDLSAMLAVQLGLTSGGGPSTAVPRASEVPPSGAATAKKSRKRKRGVSEAEENAEEASGVPPSGDLQKKKKKRKKTKRSVEAQSEGPEEPTGTEEEDEETRPEEEVSEAEVSRERDDAREADGSEASLNAAIPDGSDEDSGESPLLVRRHNDEIDDDVRSPVLTLPSEETPAITGAGAVQTGTSPRGSAILRRAPGINFPDKVSFHYEGPAPLAYVPEKCGELLRQLRGRAKSLPAVRDLIFGDEYEEAARAKLLGDGAMNVVIDKYDTALKGVSTELELAKKEHAEKEEASARQLSTSKANVERLNGMVTRAMARRDELKADLVASRGIIHELEQKNAELEGEKASLAASHEREMKRLRDSRILEVTKERGRVEAEMSAKANRRFARIRSREERRSLYDKARLLHSQAFGTRKCLEALKRAGSDILQATIDLFAEQEKKYEQEAEELEVGEIPEVDLTLSPLILDSQFVDARILASLDPYGSNVGLIDPETAANLVTPPSDPIDGRRDEPTPFVEGSSAAFEGETPNRGTNAAEDGGPVLVLSDTSAEGSRRGNEEVARESSVRASELSALNDRESDRED, from the exons ATGGGAACTCTTCCAGACTTGAGCGCGATGCTTGCCGTTCAACTAGGACTGACTAGCGGGGGCGGGCCCTCGACGGCTGTCCCTCGCGCTAGCGAGGTTCCTCCTTCCGGTGCTGCGACTGCGAAGAAAagtaggaagaggaagaggggtgtcTCGGAAGCCGAGGAGAACGCCGAGGAGGCGAGCGGCGTCCCCCCTTCCGGTGatcttcagaagaagaagaagaagaggaagaagaccaaGAGGTCTGTTGAGGCTCAATCGGAGGGCCCCGAGGAGCCGACTGGTACTGAGGAGGAAGACGAAGAAACTCGGCCTGAAGAGGAGGTTTCTGAGGCCGAAGTCTCGAGAGAGCGAGATGATGCGAGGGAAGCAGATGGATCTGAGGCTTCCCTTAACGCCGCCATCCCGGACGGTTCCGACGAAGATAGTGGTGAGTCGCCGCTTTTGGTGAGAAGGCACAACGACGAGATCGACGATGACGTGCGATCTCCTGTTCTGACGCTTCCTAGCGAGGAGACTCCGGCTATCACTGGGGCGGGGGCCGTTCAGACCGGCACGTCTCCTCGCGGCTCTGCTATCTTGAGGAGGGCTCCCGGGATTAACTTTCCGGATAAGGTCTCTTTCCACTACGAGGGGCCGGCCCCTCTGGCGTACGTTCCCGAGAAGTGCGGGGAGCTTCTTCGTCAGCTTAGAGGGAGGGCAAAATCCCTTCCTGCCGTGAGGGACCTCATCTTCGGGGATGAATACGAGGAGGCTGCGAGGGCAAAGCTGCTG GGAGACGGCGCGATGAACGTCGTGATTGATAAGTACGACACTGCCCTGAAAGGAGTCTCGACTGAACTTGAGCTGGCCAAGAAGGAACACGCGGAGAAGGAGGAAGCTTCTGCTCGTCAGCTGAGTACATCAAAGGCTAACGTCGAGAGGCTCAACGGGATGGTCACTCGTGCGATGGCTCGAAGGGACGAACTCAAGGCCGACTTGGTGGCATCTCGCGGGATTATCCATGAACTCGAGCAGAAGAACGCTGAGCTCGAGGGCGAGAAAGCTTCGCTCGCTGCATCTCATGAAAGAGAGATGAAGCGCCTTAGAGATTCCAGGATCTTGGAAGTGACAAAGGAACGAGGAAGGGTTGAGGCCGAGATGTCTGCAAAGGCTAACCGTCGCTTCGCCAGGATTCGCTCCCGAGAGGAACGTCGAAGCCTTTACGACAAGGCTCGGTTGCTTCATAGCCAAGCTTTTGGGACCAGAAAATGCCTCGAAGCCTTGAAGAGGGCTGGGAGCGACATCCTGCAAGCCACGATCGATCTTTTCGCGGAGCAAGAGAAAAAATACGAGCAGGAGGCCGAGGAGCTCGAGGTTGGTGAGATACCCGAGGTGGATCTCACGCTTTCTCCTCTTATATTGGATTCCCAGTTTGTGGATGCTCGTATTTTGGCGAGTCTTGATCCCTACGGGTCCAATGTCGGTCTGATCGACCCAGAGACCGCAGCAAATCTTGTTACTCCGCCCTCTGATCCAATCGACGGGCGCCGCGACGAGCCGACGCCTTTTGTAGAGGGTTCTTCGGCTGCGTTTGAGGGGGAGACGCCTAATCGGGGGACCAATGCTGCTGAAGACGGTGGTCCTGTCCTCGTGCTCTCGGATACTTCGGCTGAAGGGTCTCGTCGAGGTAATGAGGAGGTTGCTCGCGAGTCGAGTGTCAGGGCTTCGGAGCTTTCTGCCCTCAACGATCGTGAGAGCGACCGAGAGGATTAG